Proteins from one Ovis aries strain OAR_USU_Benz2616 breed Rambouillet chromosome 12, ARS-UI_Ramb_v3.0, whole genome shotgun sequence genomic window:
- the NUAK2 gene encoding NUAK family SNF1-like kinase 2 isoform X3 — protein sequence MHIRREIEIMSSLSHPHIIAIHEVFENSSRIVIVMEYASRGDLYDYISGRQRLSEREARHFFRQIVSAVHYCHQNGVVHRDLKLENILLDANGNIKIADFGLSNLYHQGKFLQTFCGSPLYASPEIVNGKPYTGPEVDSWSLGVLLYILVHGSMPFDGQDHKTLVKQISNGAYRQPPKPSDACGLIRWLLMVNPTRRATLEDVASHWWVNWGYTTRVGEQGALNEGGHPSSDPGRTSVAQWLWRSSRPLLENGAKVCSFLKQQAPGGRALAPGLERQHSLKKSRKENAMAQTFQGAPATDASPRPGKGGLKLPKGILKKKTSNPAEGATQGPEPGPSPANPGQAGPPLPKKGILKKARQRESGYYSSPEPSESGELLDAGDVFVSGDTDAGNVFVSGDTMEHKPPPASGRPPHRKGILKHNGKFSHAALEHTAPTAFGSLDELASPRPPARASHPSGAVSEDSILSSESFDQLDLPERLPEPPLRGSVSVDNLMGLDAPPLEGPGSRGLRRWRQDPLGTSCFSLLDCPEGTEGGQQGLRVCSELS from the exons TGTTTGAGAACAGCAGCAGGATCGTGATCGTCATGGAGTACGCCAGCCGGGGTGACCTGTATGACTACATCAGCGGGCGGCAGCGGCTCAGCGAGCGTGAGGCCAGGCACTTCTTCCGGCAAATCGTCTCCGCCGTGCACTACTGCCACCAG AACGGGGTTGTCCACCGGGATCTCAAACTGGAGAATATCCTCTTAGATGCCAACGGAAATATCAAG ATCGCTGACTTTGGCCTCTCCAACCTCTACCACCAAGGCAAGTTCCTGCAGACGTTCTGCGGGAGCCCCCTCTACGCCTCGCCGGAGATCGTCAATGGAAAGCCCTACACAGGACCAGAG GTGGACAGCTGGTCCCTGGGCGTTCTCCTCTACATCCTGGTGCATGGCTCCATGCCCTTTGATGGGCAGGACCACAAGACACTGGTGAAACAGATCAGCAACGGGGCCTACCGGCAGCCTCCTAAACCCTCTG ATGCCTGTGGCCTAATCCGGTGGCTACTGATGGTGAACCCTACCCGCCGGGCCACCCTGGAGGACGTGGCCAGCCACTGGTGGGTCAACTGGGGCTACACCACCCGTGTCGGGGAGCAGGGGGCCCTGAACGAGGGCGGGCACCCCAGCAGCGACCCCGGCCGGACCTCCgtggctcagtggctgtggcgcTCCTCCCGACCCCTCCTGGAGAACGGCGCCAAGGTCTGCAGCTTCTTGAAGCAGCAGGCGCCGGGCGGCAGGGCCCTCGCCCCTGGCCTGGAGCGCCAGCACTCGCTCAAGAAGTCCCGCAAGGAGAACGCCATGGCCCAGACCTTCCAGGGGGCCCCGGCCACTGATGCCTCCCCTCGCCCTGGGAAGGGTGGCCTCAAGCTGCCGAAAGGCATTCTCAAGAAGAAGACATCAAATCCCGCAGAGGGGGCAACACAGGGCCCTGAGCCCGGCCCCAGTCCCGCCAACCCAGGCCAGGCTGGCCCGCCGCTCCCCAAGAAGGGCATCCTCAAGAAGGCACGCCAGCGGGAGTCCGGCTACTACTCCTCGCCTGAGCCCAGCGAGTCTGGGGAGCTCTTGGATGCCGGGGACGTGTTTGTGAGTGGGGATACGGATGCCGGGAACGTGTTTGTGAGTGGGGATACCATGGAGCACAAGCCCCCTCCAGCCTCGGGGCGGCCGCCGCATCGCAAGGGTATTCTCAAACACAATGGCAAGTTCTCGCACGCGGCCCTGGAGCACACAGCGCCCACCGCCTTCGGCTCTTTGGATGAACTGGCCTCCCCACGCCCTCCAGCCCGGGCCAGCCACCCCTCGGGGGCTGTGAGTGAGGATAGCATCCTGTCCTCTGAGTCCTTCGACCAGCTGGACTTGCCCGAACGGCTCCCCGAGCCCCCTCTGCGGGGCTCTGTGTCTGTGGACAACCTCATGGGGCTGGATGCACCCCCATTGGAGGGCCCCGGAAGCCGAGGCCTGAGGCGCTGGAGGCAGGACCCCCTGGGGACTAGCTGCTTTTCTCTGCTGGACTGCCCGGAGGGGACAGAGGGCGGCCAGCAGGGACTGAGGGTCTGCTCGGAGCTCAGCTGA
- the NUAK2 gene encoding NUAK family SNF1-like kinase 2 isoform X4 codes for MTCHGHPAMFENSSRIVIVMEYASRGDLYDYISGRQRLSEREARHFFRQIVSAVHYCHQNGVVHRDLKLENILLDANGNIKIADFGLSNLYHQGKFLQTFCGSPLYASPEIVNGKPYTGPEVDSWSLGVLLYILVHGSMPFDGQDHKTLVKQISNGAYRQPPKPSDACGLIRWLLMVNPTRRATLEDVASHWWVNWGYTTRVGEQGALNEGGHPSSDPGRTSVAQWLWRSSRPLLENGAKVCSFLKQQAPGGRALAPGLERQHSLKKSRKENAMAQTFQGAPATDASPRPGKGGLKLPKGILKKKTSNPAEGATQGPEPGPSPANPGQAGPPLPKKGILKKARQRESGYYSSPEPSESGELLDAGDVFVSGDTDAGNVFVSGDTMEHKPPPASGRPPHRKGILKHNGKFSHAALEHTAPTAFGSLDELASPRPPARASHPSGAVSEDSILSSESFDQLDLPERLPEPPLRGSVSVDNLMGLDAPPLEGPGSRGLRRWRQDPLGTSCFSLLDCPEGTEGGQQGLRVCSELS; via the exons TGTTTGAGAACAGCAGCAGGATCGTGATCGTCATGGAGTACGCCAGCCGGGGTGACCTGTATGACTACATCAGCGGGCGGCAGCGGCTCAGCGAGCGTGAGGCCAGGCACTTCTTCCGGCAAATCGTCTCCGCCGTGCACTACTGCCACCAG AACGGGGTTGTCCACCGGGATCTCAAACTGGAGAATATCCTCTTAGATGCCAACGGAAATATCAAG ATCGCTGACTTTGGCCTCTCCAACCTCTACCACCAAGGCAAGTTCCTGCAGACGTTCTGCGGGAGCCCCCTCTACGCCTCGCCGGAGATCGTCAATGGAAAGCCCTACACAGGACCAGAG GTGGACAGCTGGTCCCTGGGCGTTCTCCTCTACATCCTGGTGCATGGCTCCATGCCCTTTGATGGGCAGGACCACAAGACACTGGTGAAACAGATCAGCAACGGGGCCTACCGGCAGCCTCCTAAACCCTCTG ATGCCTGTGGCCTAATCCGGTGGCTACTGATGGTGAACCCTACCCGCCGGGCCACCCTGGAGGACGTGGCCAGCCACTGGTGGGTCAACTGGGGCTACACCACCCGTGTCGGGGAGCAGGGGGCCCTGAACGAGGGCGGGCACCCCAGCAGCGACCCCGGCCGGACCTCCgtggctcagtggctgtggcgcTCCTCCCGACCCCTCCTGGAGAACGGCGCCAAGGTCTGCAGCTTCTTGAAGCAGCAGGCGCCGGGCGGCAGGGCCCTCGCCCCTGGCCTGGAGCGCCAGCACTCGCTCAAGAAGTCCCGCAAGGAGAACGCCATGGCCCAGACCTTCCAGGGGGCCCCGGCCACTGATGCCTCCCCTCGCCCTGGGAAGGGTGGCCTCAAGCTGCCGAAAGGCATTCTCAAGAAGAAGACATCAAATCCCGCAGAGGGGGCAACACAGGGCCCTGAGCCCGGCCCCAGTCCCGCCAACCCAGGCCAGGCTGGCCCGCCGCTCCCCAAGAAGGGCATCCTCAAGAAGGCACGCCAGCGGGAGTCCGGCTACTACTCCTCGCCTGAGCCCAGCGAGTCTGGGGAGCTCTTGGATGCCGGGGACGTGTTTGTGAGTGGGGATACGGATGCCGGGAACGTGTTTGTGAGTGGGGATACCATGGAGCACAAGCCCCCTCCAGCCTCGGGGCGGCCGCCGCATCGCAAGGGTATTCTCAAACACAATGGCAAGTTCTCGCACGCGGCCCTGGAGCACACAGCGCCCACCGCCTTCGGCTCTTTGGATGAACTGGCCTCCCCACGCCCTCCAGCCCGGGCCAGCCACCCCTCGGGGGCTGTGAGTGAGGATAGCATCCTGTCCTCTGAGTCCTTCGACCAGCTGGACTTGCCCGAACGGCTCCCCGAGCCCCCTCTGCGGGGCTCTGTGTCTGTGGACAACCTCATGGGGCTGGATGCACCCCCATTGGAGGGCCCCGGAAGCCGAGGCCTGAGGCGCTGGAGGCAGGACCCCCTGGGGACTAGCTGCTTTTCTCTGCTGGACTGCCCGGAGGGGACAGAGGGCGGCCAGCAGGGACTGAGGGTCTGCTCGGAGCTCAGCTGA